Sequence from the Microbacterium dextranolyticum genome:
CTTCCTCGGCGTGCAGGTCGACGACGCGTCGGCCGACGACGTCATGGCTCAGCTGCTCGTTCTCGAGTCGCAGGACCCGGACCGCGACATCATCATGTACATCAACTCGCCCGGTGGCTCGTTCACGGCCATGACCGCGATCTACGACACGATGCAGTACGTGTCGCCCCAGATTCAGACGGTCGTGCTCGGCCAGGCCGCCTCGGCCGCGTCGGTGCTGCTGGCCGCGGGCGCGCCCGGAAAGCGCCTCGCGCTGCCCAACGCCCGGATCCTCATCCACCAGCCCGCCGTCGGCGAGGCCGGTCACGGGCAGGCATCCGACATCGAGATCCAGGCGGCGGAGATCCTCCGCATGCGCACCTGGCTCGAAGAGACGATGGCGCGGCACACGAACCGCACGCAGGAGCAGGTCAACAAGGACATCGACCGCGACAAGATCCTCTCGGCGAACGAGGCACTCGAGTACGGCATCGTCGACCAGGTGCTGACCTCGCGCAAGCGTCAGCCGGCCGCGATCACGTCCTGATCCGGCACCTCGACACCTGCGGCCCCGACGGTCGGACGTTGTTCCGGCTGTCGGGCCCGCGCTGTGAGGGATGAGAGGTCGCACCGACCGGTGGCGCGTCGCACGTCTCCATCCGGCGACTCAATCCGCCGATGTGTCGGTGGGAGCGGTTAGGCTCGGAGAGCATCCTGAGTGGGACCTGAAGGAGGGGCGTCATGGCTCGGATAGGTGAGAGCGCCGATCTGTTCAAATGTTCCTTCTGCGGCAAGAGCCAGAAGCAGGTCCAGCAGCTGATCGCCGGTCCCGGCGTATACATCTGCGACGAATGCGTCGAGTTGTGCAACGAGATCATCGAAGAGCGCATGGCCGAGTCGGCCGATGGTGCGGTCGCCGAGTTCGACCTGCCCAAGCCCCGCGAGATCTACGCGTTCCTCGAGGAATACGTCGTCGGGCAGGATGCCGCCAAGAAGGCGCTGTCGGTCGCGGTATACAACCACTACAA
This genomic interval carries:
- a CDS encoding ATP-dependent Clp protease proteolytic subunit: MNTPAFGTPQGLALPGLMPQSRYILPQFEERTAYGYKRQDPYNKLFEDRVIFLGVQVDDASADDVMAQLLVLESQDPDRDIIMYINSPGGSFTAMTAIYDTMQYVSPQIQTVVLGQAASAASVLLAAGAPGKRLALPNARILIHQPAVGEAGHGQASDIEIQAAEILRMRTWLEETMARHTNRTQEQVNKDIDRDKILSANEALEYGIVDQVLTSRKRQPAAITS